The Nitrospirae bacterium CG2_30_53_67 genome includes a region encoding these proteins:
- a CDS encoding DNA-binding response regulator, which translates to MNRNRILLVDDEPGALEILAGILGQENYEVVTAQDGEEALSILKESSFDLVLTDLNMPKINGLELIRRIQQVDPVLMTIVLTGCGTIDNAVAAMKAGAYDYTTKPFKIDELILTVKRALEYRTLKTQNKNLKRLVGEASSFRNIIGDSEGMQRVESLIHKVSDADTTVLIQGESGTGKELVARAIHFNSPRADAPLIPINCAAIPRDLLESELFGHVKGAFTGAALSRIGRFELADKGTLFLDEIGEMPPELQVKILRVLQEQQFERVGGTKTIQINVRIIAATNKDLEKEIKRGMFREDLYYRLNVIPIHIPPLRDRISDIPLLIRHFLNRFNHERNRNLKGFTKEALQCLESYAWPGNVRELENLVERMIILCEGEWVCIEDIPEKFHAPMKLQSIRSVDFPEQGIALNEAVESFENELIIKALKQAGGVKSKAAKLLNLNRTTLLEKIKKKKLNGWAEDAAGTH; encoded by the coding sequence ATGAACAGGAACAGGATTCTGCTGGTAGACGATGAACCAGGCGCCTTGGAGATCCTGGCGGGTATACTCGGGCAGGAGAACTATGAGGTGGTTACCGCACAGGACGGAGAGGAGGCCCTTTCCATTTTGAAGGAATCATCGTTTGACCTGGTTCTCACGGATTTGAATATGCCGAAGATCAATGGACTGGAACTGATCAGGAGAATCCAGCAGGTCGATCCGGTTTTGATGACGATTGTCCTGACCGGCTGCGGCACGATCGATAATGCCGTGGCGGCCATGAAGGCCGGGGCATACGACTACACCACGAAACCATTCAAAATCGACGAACTCATATTGACGGTGAAGCGCGCCCTGGAATACCGGACGCTGAAGACCCAGAATAAGAATCTGAAACGTCTGGTCGGCGAGGCGTCCAGTTTCAGGAACATCATCGGTGACAGCGAGGGGATGCAGCGGGTGGAAAGCCTGATACACAAGGTCTCGGATGCGGATACCACGGTTCTGATCCAGGGGGAGAGCGGGACCGGCAAGGAACTGGTGGCCCGGGCCATCCATTTCAACAGCCCAAGGGCTGACGCCCCTCTGATTCCCATCAACTGCGCGGCGATCCCGAGAGACCTCCTGGAAAGCGAGCTTTTCGGCCATGTCAAGGGGGCGTTCACCGGGGCGGCCCTCTCACGGATCGGACGCTTCGAACTTGCGGATAAAGGGACGCTCTTTTTGGATGAGATCGGTGAGATGCCTCCGGAGCTTCAGGTTAAAATCCTGCGCGTGCTTCAGGAGCAGCAGTTTGAACGGGTTGGAGGGACCAAGACCATACAGATCAACGTCCGGATCATTGCGGCCACGAATAAAGACCTGGAAAAGGAAATCAAAAGGGGGATGTTCCGGGAGGATTTATACTACCGATTAAATGTCATTCCCATTCATATTCCCCCCTTGAGGGATCGGATATCCGACATCCCTCTCCTCATCCGGCATTTCTTGAACCGGTTCAACCATGAGAGGAACCGGAATCTCAAAGGTTTTACCAAGGAAGCCCTGCAATGTCTGGAATCCTATGCTTGGCCCGGCAATGTCAGAGAGCTCGAGAACCTGGTCGAACGGATGATTATTCTTTGTGAAGGGGAATGGGTCTGTATAGAGGATATCCCGGAGAAGTTTCATGCCCCCATGAAACTTCAATCCATCCGGTCCGTTGATTTCCCGGAGCAGGGGATCGCCCTGAATGAAGCCGTCGAATCTTTTGAAAACGAACTGATCATCAAGGCGTTAAAGCAGGCCGGCGGAGTGAAAAGCAAGGCGGCAAAACTCCTCAATCTGAACCGAACCACCCTCCTGGAAAAGATCAAAAAGAAGAAACTGAACGGCTGGGCCGAAGATGCCGCCGGCACGCATTGA